The window TCCACCAATGTACCATCGTGATATTAAGCCCCAAAACATTATTTGGGACTGCCAAGAACGTTTTATGTTAATTGATTTTAATGTAGCCTCTTTTGCGGAGGACAATACAGATTTTGTAGGAACCAATCCATATCTCGCACCAGATTTAGTAACTGATAGCAATAATGTCAATTGGGATACATCAGCAGATGTATTTTCATTAGGTGTCACCTTATTCCAATTGGTTTGCAAACAATACCCATGGACACCAAGTAAGATGCCAATTATGTCTAAAACGGCAAATAACCCAAAGCAGTTAAACGAAGCTATTTCTCAAAACTTTGCAGACTTACTATCCAAAGCCATCAGTACCAAAAAGGAGGAACGTTTTGGGTCAGCCAAAGAAATGCTGGATGCTCTAGAGGCTATTGGCGAAGATAATTTGTTGGCAGAGAAAGAAGATACTGGTACAGAACTGCCAAATACAGAACGATTATATCATACTGAAATCACAATTTATCAACCAGGTTGTAATATCAAGTTGGCAGATAACATGCAACGGTTTGTAGTGCTTAAAGATACGATTGATGAAGCCTTGAGTAAGTTTAAGGATAACCTGAAAAAATATAAATCGTCTATAAAACTTGATGAAAAAATAAAAGTAAACATCAAGGTGGATAGTGAATCAATTGTAAGCGAGACATTTTGGAATGGTGGAGCAAAAACCTTTACTGACGGAAATGTGGAAAGGGTCTATCAAAGTTTAATTGAAACTGTTGAGAAAAATAAGGACAAAATAAAGCGTTTTAAAATAGATGTAGAAGGCCTTAACATTGTAGAATACATCAATTCGCTTTACAGTCAGTCTAAACAAGGAAACTTCGGAACTAGGGCTAGTCAAACGGCTAATCAGTTTGATAAATTAACGTATTCACCATCATTATTGGATCAAAAATTAATTCCTGATATCCTAGACGACAGATACAAGTTACTAATCATTACAGGTAACGCAGGTGATGGTAAAACAGCATTTATTAAAGAGATTGAACAGAACCAGGCGGTGAAGAATTTGGAAAGCTTTCAACATAAAAATGGAGCTCGTTTCCAGATAAAAGGAACACCTTACGAAAGCAATTATGATGGGTCGCAAGACCAAGAGGATAATGCCAATAATGATGTTTTGGAAACCTTTTTTGAACCTTTTGAAAATATTAGGGATTTCAGTCGAGCCAAAGAGGGGCGCATTATTGCTATTAATGAAGGGCGTTTGGTGGATTTCCTAATGACCTCATCAAAACATCAAGACCTTTATGAGTTAATAGACCAATATTTCTATAACGAAGGTCATTTTAAGTTGCCCGAGGGAGTCATGATTATCAATCTTAACCTGCGCTCTGTGGTGGCAAACACTGAAAATGGTGGGAGCTTATTCAGAAAGCAAGTAAAGAAACTGACCAATAAAGCACTATGGACAAAATGTGAAGGCTGTTCACTAGCGAATAAATGTTTCATTAAATACAACGTAGAATCCTTAAACGATTCAGCAGCGGGTGATGAAGTGATCACCAGAATGGAGTGGCTCTTACGTACCGTAAGTTTAAAACGAGAATTGCACATTACCATGCGTGACTTGCGTTCTTTCATAGCTTTTACCTTAACCAGAGACCATGAATGTGAAGACATCAATAAGTTATATGAAGCAGCAGCTGGTAAACCTGAAAGCTATTGGCAATACTATTATTTTAATATTACCAATCCTGCTTTGGGTGATTCAGGCAACCAAGACAGATTGATTAAGTTGTTAAGGGAAACAGATATTGGAGAAGTACCAATTCCGGAAACCGATAGAAACTTATTTTTTGATAAGCATCAACCAAAGGAATTTATTGAGTTTTCAGAACGGGAAATAGACTTAATAGATATCTTCAATAAGGTAAAGGATGATGAATTACGTTTGCCGGTTCACGAAAAGACTAGTGAAATTCTAGAGCGCATAAGAAGCGTTCAAAAATCCTATATCAGACACCATTATTACGAAGGAAAATCCACTTTAATAAGGAGTGAAAATCAAAAAGGGAAAGGGATGCCATCATTCATGTTAAGGCTACCATACCATTCGGTTTTCAAATTTGTACAATTGCTTCATGATAAGAGCACAGGCAAAGAAACCATACAAAGTATTTCCAGAGCCATAGCCCTGAATGAGGGTTGTGATAACACCAATATTGACCAAAATAGTTTGGTCTTGGCAGCTACAGAGGTAACAGACCCATATAGCAAATCCTTTAGACTGTTTAATCTCAATGATTTCGAGTTAAAGGTGAACAACACAGAGCACTTGGTAAAATATCTGGAATACGAGCCAGATAGTTTCATGTTCAAGCATAAAACAGAGTCACAAATCAAGTTAACCATATCCCTGGATTTATACGAAATGCTGTATTTCATTCAACAAGGGTTTAGTCCCTCACTAAATGATATTCGAGGAAAATTTGTAGAGCTAATTATTTTCAAAAACCTACTCAAGAACTTAAACTATAGTGAAGTGGTTGTAACAAGAGACGATGCAGACTATTTCAGCATCAAAAAGGACAATCAAAATAGAATAGTAATCGAACCAATAAACTTTTAAGTATGGCGATTAAAATGAATAAGGAGGAAAGTGTGTTTCGTAATGAACTCATTTGTACTATCGATGCAAAATCTATTAATATAGAATACACCCTTGTTAATTTGTTCATGCTCTTAAGATATAATGGGCAAAAACCAAGACAGCTATCTAGAGGAAGAGGAAAAACTTTGATTGAGATAAATCATTTAAAGAATGCATTAGGAGTGTTGGAAAATGAGAATAAGGTTGTAGGGTATTCCGATAATTCTGAAGCTATAGAACCTTGGATACGTAACAATTTTGTTAATATGGCTTATCGTGGTAAAATCGACAAGGAAAAAGTAGCCTCATTAAGACCTGTGCATTTAGAAAGTTATAGAGTGCGTAACGCAAGTGTAGCCAGAGATTATTATTCAGCAGATCAAGTCTATTTGATGTTAAGCGCTAATCCACAAGTTAAAGATGACCTAAAAAAATTCTTAATTGAAGGTTGGGATGCTACCACAGATACACTCAATAGTTTAGACAATCTCGATATAGATAGTTTAGGGATGCTAAACATCATTCCAAAAATATCACCTCGCTTTGTTTTAGATTCGGCAACTGCATTAAACAAAATTGAACCATTATTAAAAAAGCAAGCTGGATTATTCTGTGATGATATTAGGAGGTTATTAGTTTATAAAGATAAAATACCTAGAAGTGTTTTGGTTGACTACTTAAAAACAATCATTTCCTTCCACATGTCATTATATACCCAAAAATTGGTTCATTTTTTACCAGTAATGATTGAAAAAGGAACAGTAAATATTGAGGATGAATGGAATATTGTAATTGATACAACAGATGATTTTGAAAGTAGAGTGTCCGCCTATGCGATAGAGGATGCAGATAGACTATACAATTCTATTTACAAATATATTGTTGCAACATTCAAAATTAATATGACTTTAGAATATTTAGAATTGAATAAGGACAATTCTGAAAATTTAGAAAAGGCATTGATAGAATTGAAGGAAACCAGTAACGAGAAAGAAATTTACTTCAGGGTAAAATTTAATAGTCTTTATAAAGATTTAGATGAAGAGGATAAGTTATTGGTTGATGATATCACTAAATATGAAGAAACCTATTTTGATAAGTATTTGGCCATTATTCTCAATACTAAATCTAAAAGACAATTAAAGGAATATAGAGGGATGTTAGCAAATTTGAGTCAAAACAATTCAGATAGAGGTTTTATGGCTCAAGGAAGAAGTAAAAAGCACCCGAGAAGATTTGTAATGGGAACACGTTTATTGGAAACCTTGGTGCAGATTATGGTCTTGGAAAGTCAAGACGACCATTTTGAAACCCGTAGTTTATCTATTGAAGAATTAATGAATAGAATTAAGGAGAGATATGGATTAATAATCAATGGAATTACCGAACCAAGATTTAGAGATGCCAATGTAAACACACATTTAGCATTCAAGGAAAATGTGGAGGCCTTTAAACAAAAATTACGTCAAATAGGGTTTTACGACGATTTAAGCGATGCATACATACTGCAAAAAGTAAGACCAAGATACCTATTGAACCAACAATAGTAAGCACCAATGATTATAAATACATATTATAAAGAAATTATTGATTTAGTTATTGATTTGCATCAAGAAGAATTGCATAATGCTAAACCTGGACATTGTATGAAAATTGCAGGATTGGCATTTAAAGAACTAAATGTCTTGTGCGATAAAATTAATGAACTATTTCCAGAAATAGATACCTATATTATATCAGAGGTGAATATTAATGAAAAATGTATTAGTGCTACCAAACTGATTGAATTAAGGAACAACCAATACAAACCGCTTTTAATTCTAATCCCATCTAACAGTAGAACAGCGGCAGAAGATTCTTATGGGAATGCAACCTTTAAGGAATTAAGTTTAGAAGGAGTAGAAACAAAATTAGTCAATAAATTAATTAATGAAATCCCTGTAGAGTTTAAATACTCAATTATTGAAGATATTATCGATTTCATAGGTCAAGATAACCTCAAGAATACTCAGATTATCAACTTTCTCATAAGTCTTAAAGAAATTGGTTATAGTGATGAAAGTATAGGGAACAACCTCTATAAGCTAAATCTAATACCTGATACAAAATTACTAGAGGACAGCAATAAAATAAGGTCGAGAATAAAATTCAATTCGGATTGTGTTGAGGTACTATCAAACTTTGATAAACCTATGATAGACCGTATTGCAGACATGCCTATCGAATCGAATACGTTGCAAAGTGAAATTGTAGACTTCATAAAAAAAGAAGACCAATTAAACACAAAGCAGGAGATAGCAGAAACGATCTTCCAAAAATATCAAAACCTGAACTTCTCAAACTGGAAAATATCCGATTTAGAAATAGATTTTAGTAAAGTAAAACTATCTGTTGAAGAAATTAAATCGAGTGATTTTAAAACAGAAAATGATAGAAAAATATTATATGCTAATCCAAATAGTGCCTCGAAAATTAAAATAAGATTTTCAACTAATCCGAATCCTAATCAAATATCCGATTTGAAGTATTTCAAAATTGTTTTAATGGCAGTTGATGGAGGAAGAGGTGAAGAAATTTCTGTGTTGCGAAAATTAAAAAAGACAGCTAATAATCGTCCTTACAGAGATGCTATAGTAGAATTAGAGCCTAATCAAATAGATGATGGAGCCTATTTTATTAAAGTATTGGCAGAAAACGAGTTTGGAGAAATTTTGAATAATGATGATGATTTTAAAGAGATTAAAATTCAAGAAGTATGGGAAGAAGAATTAAAAAATAACCCAGAATCCTCGAAAGATGAGTTCCAATTTAAACTAACCTGTGATTCCGAAGATTTTGATTTTGTGGTTGATGATACGATCGATCGGGAAGACAACCAAAGAAAAGACAAGGTTAAAAGTGTGCTTCAAGCATTTTTAAATCATAGAATTTACGATTTAAAGCATGAAAATGAGCCTGCAATACCCGAACCAATTGAACCTTCAAATTGTTGGTTAGACGATAAAAAAGTTAGCCATACCTCTGTATTTCATATAAACTATTCCCCAAACCATAACTATCAAATACTTTTATCTTCTAAATTAAGAACCATTGAAAAAGTGTTTTTGGATAACGCAGGATATTTGGGTTATGTTAAAGTAGATTTAAATAACAATGCGTCATTTACAAATTTTAATGATTCCAAATTTATAGAGAGCAAGCTAACATTGAGCGCACCGGAAACAGTCTTGAGCTTGCGTACTAAAGTGTTCAAACGTATTCAGGAATCTAATGAAAACAATGATGGTGTTTTCGAAACAGCTGATATATTTAATTTCAAAGAAGACATTTCTAATTATATTTCAGCATATACAGCATGGACTTCTGAACTTCAAAATCAAATTTCCAACACTGAAATTTCAGAGGAAGACAAAGCTGATTTGATAGATTTAGTATGTGAATTGCAATTTTTGGATGTTGTTAAATTAGACACCAAACTACCTGACGGTAAAAAAATAGAAGCATTACTTTTTTCACCTTTGCACCCTTTAAGATTAGCTTGGATATTGCAGTTGTTAGATGTGTTTTTTAAATGGGAACAAGAAACATTGGGTTTTTCAAAATACAAAGAAGCATGGTCAAATAATTTAGAAGTACTTTTTAATAATGAATTTAGCTATTCCAATAATCCATTGGTTATAGTAGGCAATCAGTCTTTAAAAAATTATAATTATTCAGGTGAATTAGCACATGGATGGGGCTTGTATTTAGAAGGAGTAGACAATAAGTTGAGTAAGTCTTTTACATCAATATCTAGACAGTTGCTTCATTATTTCAGAGGGCTTTTTAATATCACAAAAGAAAACTATATCGATACAGATATTAGTAAAAGACAGGTAGTTACCCATATTAAAAATTACTTAAAGCAACATCCTTATGTAGACAAATTAATTTTGAATTTGGTGAATGCTGGAGA is drawn from Flagellimonas sp. MMG031 and contains these coding sequences:
- a CDS encoding protein kinase, which gives rise to MARIIKPPYFETVVNAGEQRLIDFLEVNLPDSFTLIPNIELAATNPRNNQTQYWEYDLIVVTPHAIYNIENKDWKGRIEGDDNYWYVNDRQKPNPLKTGRIKTAILASKLKEFDYELGKAYIVNMVTLSYPNGIEPYIVQEAGKVSFQLEKRLINFIANPASDKYENTIVDIHDKIVDYLVGRFSEKKTEDKKELYSHEILEIVDQENYYTEYLAKPKGVTSSIRKRIKEYTLQVKGLSPEELKQRELKIKNGFKALEHIKSNPFITNVQYELDEENHLFYEITDFLEEDSLRNKAKTSEFTFTEKIDILKNIASALKAAHEHNVFHRDINPDNIYYRGGYAMLGNFGKAYFTYHNEEGYTVQATINEQNATPYHALELTVGETSRASDLYSFGILTYWLFVGEEPIKSPYELNNLNGRLPEKKWPSKVKQTLPSWIDDICNKTILVDEFQRIDSVEELEAIIKKGTSLEVESTIKKETQDSKKEDTDVSEKELDEINEGDRIGDYTIYNELGKGGYSKVFRVKHSIQGTEYAMKLFNTSVNDASVKDEYAALSKLSHPNIVRFVWNGTTPSGQFYTLTELLDGDNLSTYVRTDARLPMYRVYQLATDILSALVSMQSQNPPMYHRDIKPQNIIWDCQERFMLIDFNVASFAEDNTDFVGTNPYLAPDLVTDSNNVNWDTSADVFSLGVTLFQLVCKQYPWTPSKMPIMSKTANNPKQLNEAISQNFADLLSKAISTKKEERFGSAKEMLDALEAIGEDNLLAEKEDTGTELPNTERLYHTEITIYQPGCNIKLADNMQRFVVLKDTIDEALSKFKDNLKKYKSSIKLDEKIKVNIKVDSESIVSETFWNGGAKTFTDGNVERVYQSLIETVEKNKDKIKRFKIDVEGLNIVEYINSLYSQSKQGNFGTRASQTANQFDKLTYSPSLLDQKLIPDILDDRYKLLIITGNAGDGKTAFIKEIEQNQAVKNLESFQHKNGARFQIKGTPYESNYDGSQDQEDNANNDVLETFFEPFENIRDFSRAKEGRIIAINEGRLVDFLMTSSKHQDLYELIDQYFYNEGHFKLPEGVMIINLNLRSVVANTENGGSLFRKQVKKLTNKALWTKCEGCSLANKCFIKYNVESLNDSAAGDEVITRMEWLLRTVSLKRELHITMRDLRSFIAFTLTRDHECEDINKLYEAAAGKPESYWQYYYFNITNPALGDSGNQDRLIKLLRETDIGEVPIPETDRNLFFDKHQPKEFIEFSEREIDLIDIFNKVKDDELRLPVHEKTSEILERIRSVQKSYIRHHYYEGKSTLIRSENQKGKGMPSFMLRLPYHSVFKFVQLLHDKSTGKETIQSISRAIALNEGCDNTNIDQNSLVLAATEVTDPYSKSFRLFNLNDFELKVNNTEHLVKYLEYEPDSFMFKHKTESQIKLTISLDLYEMLYFIQQGFSPSLNDIRGKFVELIIFKNLLKNLNYSEVVVTRDDADYFSIKKDNQNRIVIEPINF